The Panicum hallii strain FIL2 chromosome 9, PHallii_v3.1, whole genome shotgun sequence genome has a window encoding:
- the LOC112876227 gene encoding WEB family protein At2g38370-like, with the protein MGSEAECAALAAADGAAGGGRAEIDTSAPFESVREAVDRFGGSAAWSSDLVKRMFAPSKKHEDSEQAAESINVQEQAAQLENEVAVKERETLDVLKELESTKKIIADLKLKIQKESTGTSPDEAGKSEETDQVSVSGPEELQPENVTVDVDMEGAEENPQQPSGSVLVELEQTKESLNRTTNDLAAVRAAVELLRNSIAKEKMLLERGREKLSSNTSLVSSLENELDQTAQKLETLKDLQKRRKDSSDIFIEIKKMTSEVQELRSMANGSKSEAMLLAAEIEQAKASISTAEIRCIAAKKMEEAARAAEALALAEIKALLSHESSFEGENSSDGVTLSMEEYFTLCSKALEADGNSKKKVRDAMQQVDIANSSESESVKRLEDAKIEVEECKKALQEALKRVEAANHGKLAVEEILRRWKSESGHRKRSIGGSPKFKNATHRRKDSYSMDIVDDVSDRSFKQTLSIGQILSMKLMGPDGYDKSVWDDKTSETPNISLGQILNRSGVLCREDMASRRRISGKRKKFALTGLSVLLAKQSKSKKKRESF; encoded by the exons ATGGGCTCCGAGGCCGAGTGCGCAGCTCTGGCCGCCGCcgacggggcggcgggcggcggcagggcggAGATCGACACGTCGGCGCCGTTCGAGTCCGTGCGGGAGGCCGTCGACCGCTTCGGCGGCAGCGCCGCCTGGAGCTCCGACCTCGTCAAGCGCATGTTCGCGCCCTCGAAG AAACATGAAGACTCTGAACAAGCTGCAGAATCCATCAACGTACAAGAGCAGGCTGCACAGCTAGAAAATGAGGTTGCTGTCAAAGAGAGGGAGACTCTTGATGTGTTGAAGGAGCTGGAGTCAACCAAGAAAATCATAGCAGACCTGAAGCTGAAGATACAGAAAGAATCCACGGGAACATCCCCTGATGAAGCTGGGAAGTCCGAGGAAACTGATCAGGTTTCTGTGTCAGGACCTGAAGAGCTGCAACCTGAAAATGTTACCGTGGATGTGGACATGGAAGGTGCAGAAGAAAATCCGCAGCAGCCTTCTGGTTCAGTTTTGGTGGAACTTGAGCAGACCAAAGAAAGCCTGAACAGAACTACAAATGATCTGGCTGCAGTGCGGGCTGCAGTTGAGTTACTGCGAAACAGCATAGCGAAAGAGAAAATGTTACTTGAAAGGGGCCGAGAAAAGCTTTCCTCTAACACTTCCTTGGTTTCTTCTTTGGAGAATGAGCTGGATCAGACAGCACAAAAGTTGGAAACTTTGAAGGATCTGCAGAAGAGACGCAAAGACTCCTCGGACATTTTTATCGAGATTAAGAAAATGACCTCTGAGGTTCAAGAGCTCAGGAGCATGGCAAATGGTTCAAAATCTGAAGCGATGTTGTTGGCTGCAGAAATCGAGCAGGCAAAGGCCAGCATTAGCACAGCTGAGATCAGGTGCATTGCAGCCAAAAAGATGGAAGAAGCAGCTAGAGCAGCAGAAGCCCTTGCACTCGCTGAGATCAAAGCTCTACTGAGCCATGAAAGTTCTTTTGAAGGTGAGAATTCTTCTGATGGAGTGACTCTCTCGATGGAGGAGTATTTCACACTGTGTTCCAAAGCTCTTGAAGCTGATGGAAACTCCAAGAAGAAAGTAAGAGATGCTATGCAGCAGGTAGATATAGCTAACAGTTCAGAGTCTGAGTCGGTTAAGAGGCTCGAGGATGCCAAAATAGAGGTTGAGGAATGCAAGAAGGCGCTACAAGAGGCCCTAAAGAGGGTAGAGGCTGCAAACCATGGGAAGCTTGCAGTTGAAGAGATTCTTCGAAGATGGAAATCTGAGAGTGGACACAGAAAGCGGTCTATTGGCGGCTCTCCAAAGTTCAAAAACGCAACCCATCGTCGTAAAGATTCGTACAGCATGGATATTGTTGATGATGTTTCTGATAGATCCTTCAAGCAAACTTTGTCAATTGGGCAGATACTGAGTATGAAGTTAATGGGGCCTGATGGGTATGATAAAAGTGTCTGGGATGACAAGACAAGCGAGACGCCAAATATCTCACTTGGTCAGATTCTGAACCGAAGTGGTGTTTTGTGTAGAGAAGATATGGCTTCTCGCAGAAGAATTTCAGGAAAGAGAAAGAAATTTGCATTGACAGGACTTTCTGTTCTACTGGCGAAGCAATCTAAGAGCAAGAAGAAGAGAGAATCCTTTTAA